In one Ignavibacteriales bacterium genomic region, the following are encoded:
- a CDS encoding PorV/PorQ family protein, which produces MFKKNILLIIITLLVCISLTDIYAGGDRRNGTAGAQELLLPVGAHGFALSSSYVAGLEGIETIFYNPAGLGAMKKSAEAMFSHMSYIADIGVSYAAVAVRFEGFGSIAFNVKTIDFGEIPVTTVQSPYGTGSTFSPTFVVAGITYSNAITDRVRVGVTANIITEKILATSASGLAFTAGVQYYGIAGVEGLKFGIVLKNIGPQMKFDGADLLRTASEEQANRGLQNYKIDAAGFELPSQLELGLAYEKNFTDDFKALLSTSFTNNNFLNDEYKFGGELSYANSFFVRGGYTYTKEGADNPQDQQLFGPTFGAGFNVNAGIDVTVDYGYRWARYFDANHMFSVKLGF; this is translated from the coding sequence ATGTTTAAGAAAAATATACTGTTAATAATTATAACTCTGTTGGTATGTATATCTTTAACAGATATCTATGCTGGCGGAGATAGGAGAAATGGAACTGCAGGGGCACAAGAACTCCTGCTTCCTGTAGGAGCCCATGGATTTGCTCTAAGTAGTTCCTATGTAGCAGGATTGGAAGGGATAGAAACTATTTTTTATAATCCTGCTGGTCTTGGTGCAATGAAGAAATCTGCAGAAGCAATGTTTTCTCATATGAGTTATATTGCAGATATTGGAGTTTCTTATGCTGCAGTAGCTGTTCGTTTTGAAGGTTTTGGTTCCATAGCATTTAATGTTAAAACAATTGATTTTGGTGAAATTCCAGTTACAACAGTACAAAGTCCTTACGGAACTGGCTCTACATTTTCACCAACATTTGTTGTTGCTGGTATTACTTATTCTAATGCTATTACTGATAGAGTTAGAGTTGGTGTTACTGCAAATATCATCACCGAAAAAATATTAGCTACAAGCGCTTCCGGTCTTGCCTTTACAGCAGGAGTACAATACTATGGTATTGCTGGTGTTGAAGGATTAAAATTTGGCATAGTTTTAAAAAATATTGGTCCACAAATGAAATTTGATGGAGCTGATCTTTTAAGAACTGCATCAGAGGAACAAGCAAACAGAGGTTTGCAAAATTATAAAATTGATGCAGCAGGATTTGAACTGCCCTCTCAATTGGAATTAGGTTTAGCGTACGAGAAAAACTTTACAGATGATTTTAAAGCTTTATTATCAACCTCATTTACTAATAATAACTTTCTAAATGATGAATATAAATTTGGTGGCGAATTAAGTTATGCAAATTCTTTCTTTGTTCGCGGCGGTTATACTTACACAAAGGAAGGTGCCGATAATCCGCAAGATCAACAATTATTTGGACCTACATTTGGCGCTGGCTTTAATGTAAATGCAGGAATTGATGTTACAGTTGATTATGGTTACCGGTGGGCACGTTATTTCGATGCGAACCACATGTTCTCAGTAAAATTAGGTTTTTAA
- a CDS encoding GWxTD domain-containing protein: MKKFVLILFISFNIFAQSKFTIDVDYARFRFDDSTGYLEIYYGFHQNELKPIKANGKLVVNGIINVLLKEKDSGKIIVNKSWQISNDVDSNSVADNQELNGILSFQLSFNTYNCSIKAKDGNNIAAIDSLSFDVKIEPIETQKFSISDIQLASTITKLVSKTNSFFNKNNFEVIPNPLLVYGEKLPVLYFYSEFYNIPKDLKSNFLKVNYTLFNYSEKNIYNKSKFISTANPFIVDVGAINILKYPSGVYKLTVELLDTVSNTSFFSDKKLYIYNPGVKDTTHLSSEYSKLLSTEFSYMEIDELERYFDFSRYIATNSELEEWGRLNLASSKQQFLSKFWQDKNKLFTQDGKNFQSEYLNRIDMANQRYSTFQKKGWKTDRGRVFIKYGEPGEIVRNPSQADTKPYETWNYYELEGGVIFVFAEMQGFGDYTLVHSTKRGELRDDNWQRKINTE, translated from the coding sequence ATGAAAAAGTTTGTATTAATTCTGTTTATCTCATTTAATATTTTTGCTCAAAGCAAGTTTACAATAGATGTTGATTATGCAAGATTTCGCTTTGATGATTCTACCGGTTATTTAGAGATTTATTATGGATTCCATCAAAATGAACTTAAACCAATAAAAGCCAATGGTAAATTGGTAGTAAACGGAATAATAAATGTCTTATTGAAAGAAAAGGATTCCGGTAAAATTATAGTTAATAAATCCTGGCAGATTTCAAATGATGTAGATTCAAATTCTGTGGCAGATAACCAAGAATTAAATGGTATTTTAAGTTTTCAACTAAGTTTTAATACTTACAATTGTTCTATCAAAGCTAAAGATGGAAATAACATTGCGGCGATTGATTCTCTATCATTTGATGTAAAAATTGAACCTATCGAAACGCAAAAATTTTCAATTAGCGATATCCAATTAGCAAGCACAATTACCAAGTTAGTTAGCAAAACCAATTCCTTCTTTAATAAAAATAATTTTGAAGTTATACCTAACCCACTTTTGGTATATGGAGAAAAATTACCTGTACTTTATTTCTATAGTGAATTTTATAATATTCCGAAGGATTTAAAAAGTAATTTTCTTAAAGTTAATTACACATTGTTTAATTATTCTGAAAAAAATATTTATAATAAATCAAAATTTATTTCTACCGCAAATCCTTTCATTGTTGATGTTGGTGCCATCAATATACTTAAATATCCTTCTGGAGTTTACAAGCTAACAGTGGAATTGTTGGACACAGTTTCTAATACTTCTTTTTTTTCAGATAAAAAGTTGTATATATATAATCCTGGAGTAAAAGATACAACTCATCTATCCTCCGAATATTCTAAATTACTTTCAACTGAGTTTTCCTATATGGAAATTGATGAACTCGAGAGGTACTTTGATTTTAGCAGATATATAGCTACTAACTCTGAACTTGAAGAATGGGGAAGATTAAATTTGGCATCTTCAAAGCAGCAATTCCTATCCAAATTTTGGCAGGATAAAAACAAATTATTTACACAAGATGGTAAAAATTTTCAATCAGAATATTTGAATAGAATTGATATGGCTAACCAACGCTATTCAACTTTTCAAAAGAAAGGTTGGAAAACTGACCGGGGCAGAGTTTTTATAAAATATGGTGAACCTGGTGAGATTGTTAGAAATCCTTCGCAAGCCGATACCAAGCCATATGAAACTTGGAATTATTATGAACTGGAAGGTGGTGTAATTTTTGTTTTTGCCGAAATGCAGGGTTTTGGTGATTATACTCTTGTACACTCAACAAAAAGAGGTGAATTGAGAGATGATAACTGGCAACGTAAAATAAACACAGAATAG
- a CDS encoding GWxTD domain-containing protein: protein MKKLFLLILLFLSFKSFGQKSFDFDFDYARFAYDSTSNFLELYYSFNQQNLTLSKTSTGLFLQAVLFIEIQDTISKKYLLRKNWKIENPLNDTTELHTNKSLIGVVGFAVPKGIYKCTLSGFDAQDSTKRKTLTELIKIEPFVDNKISISDIQLCSNIKQEGAESKSIFYKNTLEVYPNPTMVFGAGMPVLFYYSEIYNLKVDSLPKPLKLRTALYNSRGQKVSEKYKAIVLNANSRVEVGTLNLTKYPTDTYTLALSIIDSSSNYGISSTKRFFIYNPSVKDTVKVANINSDILSSQFNVFSDEECDQLFEKGKYLASPIELEQYAKLDSTKSKREFLYQYWKRRDQDPSTAENEFYNDYMNRVKVCEERYGTINKRGNKTDRGRVFILYGEPDEIDRYPNDIDKKPYEIWQYNQIEGGVMFVFGDVTGFSNYELLHSTKRGELRDDNWLRRIQTN from the coding sequence ATGAAGAAATTATTTTTACTTATTCTGTTGTTTTTGTCTTTCAAATCATTTGGACAAAAATCTTTTGATTTTGATTTCGATTACGCACGTTTTGCTTATGATTCCACATCAAACTTTTTGGAATTATATTATTCATTCAACCAGCAGAACCTCACTTTATCAAAAACAAGCACAGGTTTATTCCTTCAGGCTGTTTTATTTATCGAAATTCAGGATACAATTTCAAAAAAATATTTATTAAGGAAAAATTGGAAAATTGAAAATCCTTTAAATGATACTACCGAACTGCATACAAATAAAAGCTTGATTGGAGTAGTTGGATTTGCGGTTCCAAAAGGTATTTACAAATGTACATTATCAGGTTTTGATGCCCAGGATAGCACAAAAAGAAAAACACTTACGGAATTAATAAAAATCGAACCTTTCGTTGATAATAAAATTTCAATCAGCGACATTCAACTTTGTTCTAATATCAAACAGGAAGGTGCTGAATCTAAATCAATTTTTTATAAAAATACTCTTGAGGTTTATCCTAATCCAACAATGGTATTTGGTGCAGGTATGCCTGTATTGTTTTATTATTCTGAAATTTACAATTTAAAAGTTGATTCCTTACCCAAGCCCCTAAAATTAAGAACTGCTCTTTATAATAGCCGTGGACAGAAAGTAAGTGAGAAATATAAAGCCATCGTCCTTAATGCTAATTCGCGCGTGGAAGTTGGTACCTTAAATCTTACAAAATATCCAACGGATACTTACACTTTAGCACTTTCAATAATTGATAGTTCTTCTAATTATGGAATATCTTCTACTAAAAGATTTTTCATTTATAATCCTTCTGTAAAGGACACGGTAAAAGTTGCAAATATAAATAGCGATATTCTAAGCAGCCAGTTTAATGTGTTTAGCGATGAAGAATGTGATCAATTATTTGAGAAAGGAAAGTATTTAGCCTCGCCAATAGAACTTGAACAATATGCCAAACTTGATTCCACAAAAAGTAAACGCGAATTTTTATATCAGTACTGGAAGAGAAGAGATCAGGATCCTTCAACAGCAGAAAATGAGTTTTATAATGATTATATGAACAGGGTAAAAGTATGTGAGGAAAGATATGGGACTATAAACAAACGCGGGAATAAAACTGATAGGGGTAGAGTTTTTATTCTTTATGGTGAACCGGATGAGATTGATAGATACCCCAACGACATAGACAAAAAACCTTACGAAATATGGCAGTATAACCAGATTGAAGGTGGTGTAATGTTTGTATTTGGTGATGTTACAGGTTTTTCTAATTACGAACTTCTTCACTCAACTAAGAGAGGAGAACTGCGCGATGATAATTGGCTCCGCAGAATTCAAACGAATTAG
- a CDS encoding lysophospholipid acyltransferase family protein, whose protein sequence is MYIQNRIEYILFISFVRFFNLIGFERARRSAKIIAFIIFYFIPIRKSTVISNLKTAFPEYSEKEINKLAFRSYISFSITLSEIFCLPYISREKLKSQMDCPQIDFVREVYNKGKGMLIMTAHFGNWELCATAIGAQLDLPVYVVAKNQRNPFVTKWLNMMRESFGNKVTPLGVSIKNVYKELLNKNILGIVGDQRGPREGIRVNFFGKSTSVYPGAAFLAVKTGSPIVVSINPRLENFKYKVFTEFIDPKMLTGTDEEKILEINQKYFSILESTIRKYPDQWFWMHKIWKY, encoded by the coding sequence GTGTATATACAAAATAGAATAGAATATATTCTCTTTATTTCATTTGTCCGATTTTTCAACTTGATTGGATTTGAACGAGCAAGACGTTCAGCTAAAATAATTGCATTTATTATTTTTTATTTTATTCCAATTAGAAAATCTACAGTTATTTCTAATTTGAAAACTGCCTTCCCGGAATATTCTGAAAAGGAAATTAACAAACTTGCTTTCAGATCTTATATTAGTTTTTCAATAACACTAAGTGAGATATTTTGTTTGCCATATATATCCAGAGAAAAATTGAAATCCCAAATGGATTGCCCACAAATTGATTTTGTGCGTGAGGTTTATAATAAAGGAAAAGGAATGCTAATTATGACGGCGCATTTTGGTAATTGGGAGCTTTGTGCAACTGCTATCGGTGCGCAACTTGACCTTCCAGTTTATGTCGTTGCTAAAAATCAGAGAAACCCTTTTGTTACCAAATGGTTAAATATGATGCGTGAAAGTTTTGGGAATAAAGTTACTCCACTTGGCGTTTCAATTAAAAATGTTTACAAGGAATTATTAAATAAAAATATTTTAGGTATTGTCGGGGATCAACGCGGTCCGCGGGAAGGTATTAGAGTTAATTTTTTTGGTAAAAGTACTTCCGTATATCCGGGGGCGGCATTTCTTGCTGTTAAAACTGGGTCTCCGATAGTTGTTTCAATAAATCCTAGACTGGAGAATTTTAAATACAAAGTTTTTACTGAGTTCATTGATCCCAAAATGCTAACCGGCACTGATGAAGAAAAAATTCTTGAGATCAACCAAAAATATTTTTCAATCCTTGAAAGTACGATTCGTAAATATCCCGACCAATGGTTCTGGATGCACAAAATATGGAAGTATTAA
- a CDS encoding glycosyltransferase family 9 protein, with translation MEVLNKERILVIQTAFIGDAVLTLPMLQKLKETFPDCQLDVICNPVTEEIFLASPFVNSVIVYDKRGKQKSFFQLLKFVKIIRNKHYTRIYSLHRSFRSALIVMLSNVRETYGFTNSSFRYVYKNLTPYNLNHHEVKRDLDLIGFDSSNEKWKILPIISVNEVIKKNVETFLLDFKDKNLVAVAPGAVWETKKYPAEYFSELIKFLKDNNFTVVLIGSQSDSSLCENIATKFDGGVISSAGKFSVPGTVQLLRSCELLITNDSAPTHFAMAANIPAITIYCSTIAGFGFYPYTKNSCTISYNELKCKPCGIHGYKSCPIKTFDCAHKLEIEKIKKQIMNILDERNK, from the coding sequence ATGGAAGTATTAAACAAGGAAAGAATTTTAGTAATTCAAACGGCATTTATAGGTGATGCTGTTTTAACACTTCCAATGCTGCAAAAGCTAAAGGAAACATTTCCCGATTGCCAGTTAGATGTTATTTGTAATCCGGTTACTGAAGAAATATTTTTAGCAAGTCCATTTGTAAATTCTGTTATTGTTTATGATAAACGGGGAAAGCAGAAATCTTTTTTTCAGTTATTAAAGTTTGTAAAGATAATCCGGAATAAACATTATACCAGAATTTATTCTCTACATCGGTCATTCCGTTCAGCATTGATTGTTATGTTATCCAATGTTCGGGAAACATATGGATTTACAAATTCTTCATTTCGATATGTTTACAAAAATTTAACTCCTTACAATCTGAATCATCACGAAGTAAAAAGAGATTTGGATTTAATCGGTTTTGATTCTTCTAATGAAAAATGGAAAATACTTCCAATCATTTCTGTTAATGAAGTTATCAAAAAAAATGTGGAAACTTTTCTATTAGATTTTAAGGATAAAAACCTTGTTGCTGTGGCTCCCGGCGCTGTTTGGGAAACGAAAAAATATCCAGCAGAATATTTTTCTGAATTAATAAAATTCTTGAAGGATAATAATTTTACAGTTGTCTTAATCGGTAGCCAGTCAGATTCCAGCTTGTGTGAGAATATTGCTACCAAATTTGATGGCGGTGTTATTTCATCTGCAGGAAAATTTTCTGTTCCAGGCACAGTGCAGCTTTTAAGAAGTTGCGAACTACTTATTACAAATGATAGTGCACCAACTCATTTTGCAATGGCAGCAAATATTCCGGCAATTACAATTTACTGCTCAACAATTGCCGGGTTTGGATTTTATCCTTATACTAAAAATAGCTGTACAATAAGTTATAATGAGTTAAAATGTAAACCTTGTGGAATTCACGGATATAAATCTTGTCCAATCAAAACTTTCGATTGTGCGCATAAGCTGGAAATAGAAAAAATTAAAAAACAAATAATGAATATCTTGGATGAAAGAAATAAATAA
- a CDS encoding L-threonylcarbamoyladenylate synthase → MKEINKLVLIEDNFNSAIQLAIQIYDAGGVFVYPTDTIYGLGGNPFDERTIKKINEIKGRIENQKFIFLVSDLDELKNYVQIKTDLLHDFLNRIWPAPVSIILELNGETSKKLKVPTAAFRIPNHKFCSVLLSRINSPLISTSVNKSGKHPVNDEKIILNEFGEELDAIFYSKNKSIFSASTLIDLTRDNPKLIREGAVKFESILRKFYT, encoded by the coding sequence ATGAAAGAAATAAATAAACTGGTTTTAATCGAAGACAATTTCAACTCAGCGATTCAATTGGCAATTCAGATTTACGATGCAGGCGGAGTTTTTGTTTACCCAACTGATACAATATATGGTTTAGGTGGTAATCCGTTTGATGAAAGAACAATAAAAAAAATTAATGAGATTAAAGGAAGAATTGAAAATCAGAAGTTCATATTCCTGGTAAGCGATTTGGATGAACTTAAAAATTATGTTCAAATAAAGACTGATTTGCTGCATGATTTCCTTAACAGAATTTGGCCTGCGCCAGTTTCCATTATTCTGGAATTGAATGGAGAAACTTCAAAGAAGTTAAAAGTACCTACAGCGGCGTTCAGAATTCCGAATCATAAATTTTGTTCGGTCCTTTTATCAAGAATCAATTCACCTTTAATCTCCACAAGCGTTAATAAAAGTGGAAAACATCCAGTAAACGATGAAAAAATTATTCTAAACGAATTTGGTGAAGAATTGGATGCGATATTTTATTCTAAAAATAAATCTATCTTTTCAGCTTCCACCTTAATTGATTTAACACGTGACAATCCAAAACTAATTAGGGAAGGTGCAGTTAAGTTTGAAAGTATATTGCGAAAATTCTACACATAA